One window of the Oncorhynchus gorbuscha isolate QuinsamMale2020 ecotype Even-year linkage group LG17, OgorEven_v1.0, whole genome shotgun sequence genome contains the following:
- the LOC124002067 gene encoding 5-hydroxytryptamine receptor 1D-like yields the protein MEKNTTGHLEPTPALYGLIMNFTNDTYVTKSSELKENEESLAYQTSLAVILFVFTLATTLSNAFVIATIYQSKKLHTPANFLIASLAVTDLLVSILVMPICVLYTVSHTWTLGQVICDIWLSSDITCCTASILHLCVIALDRYWAITDAVEYSKKRTPARAAGMIATAWVIAICISLPPLFWRQVKAEELTECNVNTDHIFYTIYSTFGAFYIPTLLLIVLYGRIYVEARKIILKQSPKKVGKRLTSARLVTNSPGSVASTSPLQCGRHDTHSGDTGSSASENQVKVTVSDALLEKKRISAARERKATKTLGIILGAYIICWLPFFIYTLVVATCETCFYPELFDFFNWLGYLNSLINPIIYTMSNDDFKKAFHKLLCFRCCRS from the coding sequence ATGGAGAAAAACACCACAGGTCACCTCGAGCCAACTCCTGCATTATATGGACTAATAATGAATTTCACCAACGATACCTATGTGACAAAATCTTCAGAGCTGAAGGAAAATGAAGAGAGTCTAGCTTATCAAACCAGTTTGGCAGTGATTCTCTTCGTTTTCACACTCGCCACTACTTTATCCAACGCATTTGTCATTGCAACGATTTATCAGTCGAAAAAACTGCACACTCCAGCAAACTTTCTTATAGCCTCTCTAGCTGTCACCGACCTCTTGGTGTCCATTTTGGTGATGCCAATATGCGTATTGTACACGGTGAGTCACACCTGGACATTGGGACAAGTTATATGTGACATTTGGTTATCATCAGATATAACATGTTGCACTGCTTCTATCCTTCACTTATGCGTAATCGCTTTGGATCGATACTGGGCAATAACAGACGCCGTTGAGTATTCCAAAAAGCGCACGCCAGCGCGCGCGGCGGGGATGATCGCGACTGCCTGGGTCATCGCAatctgcatctctctacctccgcTTTTCTGGCGCCAGGTGAAGGCAGAGGAGTTGACTGAATGTAATGTCAACACGGACCACATTTTCTACACTATTTACTCCACGTTTGGAGCATTCTACATCCCCACTTTGCTGCTTATCGTGCTTTATGGAAGAATATATGTGGAAGCCCGTAAGATCATTTTGAAACAGTCACCCAAAAAGGTAGGGAAGAGACTTACTTCAGCGCGCCTGGTCACGAACTCTCCTGGATCTGTGGCATCGACATCACCTTTGCAGTGTGGAAGACATGATACCCACTCCGGTGACACGGGTTCCTCGGCAAGTGAGAACCAAGTGAAAGTAACCGTGTCTGACGCACTTTTGGAGAAAAAAAGAATCTCAGCTGCTAGGGAAAGGAAAGCGACCAAAACATTGGGAATCATTTTAGGCGCATACATTATATGCTGGTTACCCTTCTTCATTTACACCCTGGTGGTGGCCACCTGTGAAACATGTTTTTACCCCGAGTTGTTTGACTTTTTCAATTGGCTTGGTTATCTCAACTCGTTAATCAATCCAATTATATATACCATGTCCAATGACGACTTTAAAAAAGCTTTCCATAAACTCTTGTGCTTCAGATGTTGCAGATCCTGA